The following proteins are co-located in the Tachysurus vachellii isolate PV-2020 chromosome 17, HZAU_Pvac_v1, whole genome shotgun sequence genome:
- the LOC132860402 gene encoding balbiani ring protein 2-like, whose product MTSLSFRAAHCGHTSFTATRKPSGHTSFTATRKPSGHTSFAATRKPSGHTSFAATRKPSGHTSFAATRKPSGHTSFAATRKPSGHTSFAATRKPSGHTSFTATRKPSGHTSFTATRKPSGHTSFTATRKPSGHTSFTATRKPSGHTSFTATRKPSGHTSFTATRKPSGHTSFAATCKPSGHTSFTATRKPSGHTSFTATHKPSGPVSST is encoded by the exons ATGACGAGTTTGTCCTTCAGAGCAGCGCATTG TGGTCACACTTCCTTCACTGCAACCCGTAAACCCAGTGGTCACACTTCCTTCACTGCAACCCGTAAACCCAGTGGTCACACTTCCTTCGCTGCAACCCGTAAACCCAGTGGTCACACTTCCTTCGCTGCAACCCGTAAACCCAGTGGTCACACTTCCTTCGCTGCAACCCGTAAACCCAGTGGTCACACTTCCTTCGCTGCAACCCGTAAACCCAGTGGTCACACTTCCTTCGCTGCAACCCGTAAACCCAGTGGTCACACTTCCTTCACTGCAACCCGTAAACCCAGTGGTCACACTTCCTTCACTGCAACCCGTAAACCCAGTGGTCACACTTCCTTCACTGCAACCCGTAAACCCAGTGGTCACACTTCCTTCACTGCAACCCGTAAACCCAGTGGTCACACTTCCTTCACTGCAACCCGTAAACCCAGTGGTCACACTTCCTTCACTGCAACCCGTAAACCCAGTGGTCACACTTCCTTCGCTGCAACCTGTAAACCCAGTGGTCACACTTCCTTCACTGCAACCCGTAAACCCAGTGGTCACACTTCCTTCACTGCAACCCATAAACCCAGTGGCCCTGTTTCCTCCACTTGA